The window AATCTCCATTTAGCGGGAGCCCTAACACCATTCGTATCTCTTCTTCAGTTTCTATCTCCTTATATTTATTTGACTTTCTCTGCAGTACCGATTTTTCGTTTAGCGGCAGCTTCATTTCGAATTTCCCACTCCGTAACCGCAGCCACATATCACGCTTCATCACAGAAGCATCGACAGTGTCATAATAAACATCCGTAAATATTTCTTCGCCGAGAGATTCTGCACCGTCAATTAGTTTCTTTTTATTTTCTTCCGTTAAGAGAAACCTATTCTCAACCTCAATCATAAAAATAATACTAATCTAAAATTTCTCTTAACTCCGAGAGGTTATTAACAACCTTCCAAGCATGTGGTTCTATACTTGAAGAATCTGCTGACTTTAGGGCAACCCCCCGGGCGATTTTAAATAATCCGATGTCGTTGGCGCCATCACCGACTACAATACAGTTTTGAGGATCTAAATTTTGCTCCTGACAGAATTGCAAAAATTGTCTAACCTTCTCGCCTGCTTGGTCCTTAATATATTGAAAATCAATCAGGTTATTTTTTTCGTCCCAAACTAATTTGGTATTAAAAAAGTAGAAAGGGATATCTAATCTCTTAGCGACTATATCAGCGTATAAATCCATCGAGCCGGTAATAATACAAACAATAATTCCTCTACTTTTTAGAAAGTCTACAACCTCATACGCTTCCGGCCGAAGGAGCCAACTTTCAAATATTTTTTGGAAATTTTCCTTATTAGCATTCCCTGTTGCTTGCCAAACTTTCAATAGCTTCGCTTTTGAATCTTTATAGGAAACTTTTCCTCCCAAAAAATCTTTAAAGATATAAAGATGCTCGTCCGCCGAACCCCCCAAATTATCTGTCAGCCGCGTCCAAGAATCCCGCTCAGTCAAAGTCCCGTCAACATCAAAAATCACCGCCTTAACCATTCCACTCTCTATAAAACTGCTTTAAAAATTGTTCCATAAATTTGTGCCTTTCTTCTGCCATCTTCCTGCCGGTTTTTGTATTCATCTTGTCTTTAAGAAGTAAAAGCTTCTCGTAAAAATGATTAATCGTCGTTCCGCTCTTCATTCCCCTCTTTAAGTTTGCGTAATGCTTGTATGACTTCGGCTTAATTTTCGGATTATAAATTTCTCTTCCTCGATAACCTCCATAAGCAAAGGTTCTTGCAACTCCGATCGCCCCCATCGCATCAAGTCTATCTGCGTCTTGCACGATTTTCCCTTCCAAAGTTTTCATTTTAGCTTTATTAGTTCCTCCTCGAAAAGAAACACCTCCTACGATATCCGTTACATGAGAGATGGTATTTTCTTCTACTTTCAATTTCTCTAACCATTCTCTCGCTTTCTTCGGCCCAATAGAAGAGATGGTATTTTTTTCTACTTTCAATTTCTCTAACCATTCTCTCGCTTTCTTCGGCCCAATAGAGAAATCACCTCCATGAAATTTCCAATCAGCGATATCGTGAAGCAAAGCAGCCAGTTCAATTACAAATAAATCCCCTCCTTCTTTTTTGGCAATCTTTTTCGCGTTTCTCACCACCCGCTCAATATGCCACCAATCATGCCCCGTCCCCTCTTTAGCCATCAAAGCTTTAATATGAGAAGTTGTCCTTTTTATAATTTCACTTTTATCCATATACCCCTTCCGATTTTTAATAAATTCTTTG is drawn from Parcubacteria group bacterium and contains these coding sequences:
- a CDS encoding HD domain-containing protein codes for the protein MDKSEIIKRTTSHIKALMAKEGTGHDWWHIERVVRNAKKIAKKEGGDLFVIELAALLHDIADWKFHGGDFSIGPKKAREWLEKLKVEKNTISSIGPKKAREWLEKLKVEENTISHVTDIVGGVSFRGGTNKAKMKTLEGKIVQDADRLDAMGAIGVARTFAYGGYRGREIYNPKIKPKSYKHYANLKRGMKSGTTINHFYEKLLLLKDKMNTKTGRKMAEERHKFMEQFLKQFYREWNG
- a CDS encoding CYTH domain-containing protein — translated: MIEVENRFLLTEENKKKLIDGAESLGEEIFTDVYYDTVDASVMKRDMWLRLRSGKFEMKLPLNEKSVLQRKSNKYKEIETEEEIRMVLGLPLNGD
- a CDS encoding HAD-IB family phosphatase; amino-acid sequence: MVKAVIFDVDGTLTERDSWTRLTDNLGGSADEHLYIFKDFLGGKVSYKDSKAKLLKVWQATGNANKENFQKIFESWLLRPEAYEVVDFLKSRGIIVCIITGSMDLYADIVAKRLDIPFYFFNTKLVWDEKNNLIDFQYIKDQAGEKVRQFLQFCQEQNLDPQNCIVVGDGANDIGLFKIARGVALKSADSSSIEPHAWKVVNNLSELREILD